A stretch of DNA from Acidobacteriota bacterium:
CCCCCCCCGACGTGTGGTAAGAATGCTTAGTCGCCGGCCAATTATTTCATAAGTGCTTACGGTTTGTGCAAGTCGAGGAAGCGGAGGCAAAGTGCAGAGATTCAGGATGCTGATGATTGGCTGGGTGGGGCTGTGGGTCTGGATGGGGCAGGTCCTGGCCTGCCAGGAAGAGGTGGATTTGACCGCCCAGCTTGAGGATTCTATGAGCCTGCTGGGTGGCTACGGATTCTCTGGGACGGTGCTGGTGGCGATGGACGGCGAGGTGCTGCTGCACCGCGGCTACGGATGGGCGCGGCGGGATCCGGTGGTGGCCATGCAGCCCGAGACGCGCTTCCCGGTGGCCTCCATCAGCAAGCAGTTCACGGCGGCGGCCGTCCTCAAGCTGGAGGAAGAGGGCAAGCTGCGCGCGTCCGATCCCATCAGCCGTCATCTCGATGGGGTGGCAGAGGACAAAGAAAGCATCACCATCCGCCAACTGCTCTCTCACACCTCGGGACTGCCCTTCGAGTGCGGAGGCCGGCCAGATTCGATGCAAGCGCTGCTGCAATGCCTGTGGCAAGCCCCGCCGGGAGAACCGGGCCAAGCCCAATACTCCAATGCGGGTTATGCGCTGCTGGCTCATTTGGTGGAACAGGTGTCCGGGCAGCCCTTCAAGCAATTCGTGAGAAGCCGCCTCTTCCAGCCGGCCGCAATGAGCGAGAGCGGATTCATCGACGAGCCGCAGCGCTTCGCTCAAGGCCAGGTGGCCTACCAGTACACCTGGAACGTTGAACACGGCACCGAAATCGGTTCCGGCCTCAACTGGAATCTGAGGGGATCGGCTGACGTGGTGACGACGGCGGGCGATCTGCTGCGGTGGGAACGCGCCTTGACCTCCGGCAAGATCCTCAAAGCGGATGCCCTCAAGAAGCTGTTGCAGGGCGACGGCGAGCCCGGCACAGCCGCGGGCAGCGGCTATGGATGGCAGACCGATCCGGGCGGGCAAGTGCAGCGGGCCGGGGGGACCTTTGCTCTCGGCTTCAACGCAGTCCTGCGCCGCTATCCGTCCCGCAAGGCCGTGGCGGTGGTGCTTTCCAACCAGAACTACGGGCTGCTGATGCCGACGCCGCTGGTCGCCGAAACGGTCGAGAATCTTCTCATGGGGCGCCCGCCGGCCGATCTCCCTCAGGCGGCCGCACCCCCTGAGGACTTGCTTCAGCAGTGCGCCGGCGATTACCAGATCGAGGACGGGGGCCGGCTCCAAGTGGAAGCTTTCGCCGGCAACCTCCTGATCAGCGTCCAGGGACAGCCGGCCGTCAACTGGCTGACCGTCCGGTCGGCCCCCGAGGCCAGGCAATTGCAGGCCTACACCGACCGCGCCCTGGAACTGGCCGACGCCCTGGAAAAGCGGCGCTTTGGTCAAATCGCCGAGATTCTGGGCCTCGACGAAGGGGCCGAGGCCCGCACCGAGACCCTCTATCGCGGGTGGATCGAAGGCTTGGAAGACGGTCAGGGCCAACTGCAATCGGTGCAGGTGGCGGGCACGATTCCTCAGGGAGAATCCTCCCGCACCTATTTGCGGCTGACCTTCGAAAAGGGGAGCCAAGTGCGCCGCCTGCGCTGGCTGGGCCAGGATCTGGTCAGCATCGTCCCTGGAGCGCTTCCCCTGCTGCCGACCCATTTCCGCCTCCTCTCCGGCGACAAACTGGCCGGCTTCCACCTGGCTTACGGCAGAGCCGTCGAGCTCCGCATCATGCGTGACGCCGAAGGCAGGGTGTCGGGGCTGGAGCTGTCCGGTCCTGATGGAAAACTGGTGGCCTTGCGCCGCTGACAGAGGGTGACCTGTCGCGGTGCGAGTCATAAAATGAGTCACGGTGAGTCACCAAGTGACTCATCAAGGAGGGCGCCGATGAATCAGTTGACGATACGCGGCTTCGGGCGAGACCTGGAGGAGAAGATCCGTTCCTTAGCTGAAGTGGAGAACATTTCTCTCAACAAAGCGGCCGTTAGGCTCTTGCGTCGAGGGGCCGGGCTGGACCAATCCGATGAATGGGATCCGATCGGAAACTCCCTTGATCACTTCTTTGGTACTTGGAGCGCCGAAGAAAAGGAATTCATGGACAAGGTCGAAGAAGAGTTTTAACGCATCGATCCGGAGCTTTGGCGGGGGCCGAACTTCTCACCTTTGACCGATACGACGTCATCCAGTTCTCGCCGCTGATCGTGTAGCGATCACTGGTATCGAGAGTTATAGGCCAGGAACTGCTCTCGAATTCCTGACCATCAGTCGCTGCGCAGGGCCAGCAGGGGGTCGATGGAGGTGGCGCGGCGGGCGGGGAGATAGCTGGCGGCCAGGGCGCAGGCCAGCAGGATGGCGGCCGTGGCTGCCAAGGTCAGCGGATCGGCCGGCTGGACGCCGTAGAGCAAGCCGGCCAGGGAGCGTGCCAGCAGGTAGGCGGCCCCGATTCCCAGAAGCAAGCCCAGGACGCTCCATTGAAGTCCCTGGCGCACCACCAGTCTGACCACGTCGCCGCGGCCCGCTCCCAGCGCCAGGCGGACGCCGATTTCCTGGCGGCGCTGACGCACGTTGAAGGAAAGCACGCCGTATATCCCCAGCGCAGCCATGAGCATGGCCAGGGCGGCGAAGGCGGTCAGCAGTTGCAGCAGGAAGCGGGGACGCGAGACCGATCCGGCCACCAGTTCTTGCAGCGGACGCACCTCGCCCACCGGCAGCGAGGCGTCCTGGCTGCGCACCTGCGAAGCCGTCACGGCCCGCAGATCGGAGTGAGTCAGGCTGGAGCGCACCACAAGGTGCATGTCGCGATAAGGGAATTGCCCGTAGTTGTAGTAGATGGTGGGCTCGGCGGCTTCGGTGAGCCGGCGGTTCTTGACGTCGGCTACGACTCCGGCGATCCGGTAGCGCGAATCCTCGATCAGGGTCGTTCCCAGCGGGCCGAATCCGCGTGCGTAGGAGGTAATCACTTCGTCCAGCGGGTCCTCTCCCGGCCACATCTGCTCGGCCATGGCCTGGTTGATGACGATGACCGCCTGGGTATCGGCCTGGTCGCTCTCTTCAAAGACCCGTCCCTTGAGCAGGGGGATGCCCATGGTCTCGAAATAGCCCGGCGTGACGGTGACATGCTGGGCCTGAGGACGGTCATTGGCGTCGCCGTAGGAACGTCCCTCGATCTCGTAGGGGACGCGCCAGCCGCTGTCAAAGGGCAGGAAGCTGGTGGCCGCCACCTGGCGCAGCGCCGAGTTCTCGCGCAGCGACGTGGTCAATTGGCGGAAGAAGGCGGCCACCCGCTCGCTCTCAGGGTAGGCGCGCCGAGGAAGCTGTACGTTAATGCTGCTGACGCTCTCGTGGCGGAATCCGGGATCTTCCTGCATGAGGGCGAGGAAGGATTGCAGCAGCAGTCCCGAACCGGCCAGCAGCATGGTGGCCAGAGCCATCTCTCCCACCACCAGCGCTCCCCGCAGGCGGCTGGAGGCGGTGCCGGAGCTGCCCCGGGTTCCCGACTGCAAAAGCGGCTGCAGGTCGCGGCGTGAGGCCCGCCATGCCGGGATGGAGCCGAAAACCAGTCCTGTGAGCAAGCTCAAGCCCAGCGAGAAGGCCAACACCCTCCAGTCCAGGCTGGCTTGATCGAGGCGCGGGATATCGACCGGCACCAGTCCCACCAGCGAACGCAGCGCCGCCCAGGCCAGGGCCAGTCCCGCCAGGCCGCCGGCCAAGGCCAGCAGGACGCTCTCGGTCAGCAGCAGGCGCAGGATGCGTGCGCGTCCGGCGCCCATGGCGGCCCGCACGGCGATTTCCTTGCCCCGCGCAGCTCCCCGCGCCAGCAGCAGATTGGCGATATTGGCGCAGGCGATCAGCAGCACCAGCGCCACCGCCCCCAGCAGGAGAAGCAGAGCCGGACGCACCGATCCCACCAGCTCATCGCGCAGGGCCACGGCTTGCACCGTCCAGTCGCGGTTGGTGCGGGGGTTCTCCTCGGCCAGACGGCGGCTGAGGGCGTCCAATTCGGACTGGGCCTGCTGAAGCGTCACGCCCTCTTTCAAGCGGGCCACCGATTCGAAGAAGTGGGCCGCCCGCGAGTGCCTTTCCGGCTGCCAGGTCAGGGCCATCCACACTTGGGTCTCGCCGGGAAAACTGAAGCCGGGGGGCATGACGCCTTTGATGGTGAAGGGCCGGGCGTCGAGTTGCACAGGCTTTCCGATCACCCCCGGGTCGCCGCCGTAACGGCTTTGCCACAGCCCGTAGTCGATGACGATGGCCGACTTGTGATCGGGGGCGTCGTCGCCTTCCTCGAATCCGGGTCCGATCAGCGGGTCGACGCCCACCACCTGGAAGATGTTGGCTGAGGTCTCGATAGTCCTGACGCGGATGGGCTCGCCGCTTTCGTCGGTCAGGTTGAGGTCGGGACGCCACCATCCCGCGGCATCGGTGAAGACCTGCTTCAAATCGGCGTAATCGACGAAATTGACCGGAGACAGCTCCTGGTGTTCCAGCCCCTGCGCGTCATTGCGCTCCCACAGCATCACCAGCCGCTCGCCATCCCGATATTCCAGCGGACGCAGCAGCACGCCGTCCACCACCGAGAAGAGCGCCGTGTTGGCCCCGATGCCCAGTCCCAAGGCCGCAATCACCGCCAGAGAAATCCCCGGAGCCCGCAAAATCTGCCGCGCTCCAGAACGCACGTCTGCCCAGAATTGTCCCATCATGGGGAGTTAGACCCGGCGTCCACTCATTTGGTTGGCTGAGTTTTGCAGGCTTCCTTTTTTGCGGGGTACACTGCCGCGTTATGAGCGACGAAAAGATCGTGCCTTGCCTCTGGTTCGATGACCAGGCCGAAGAAGCGGCCGGCTTCTACGCCCAGACCTTTCCCGACAGCCGCATAGGTGTCATGTCCTACTTCCCCGAGTCCGCCGACAACCCTTCGGACAAGCCGCCCGGCAGCGTCTTGACCGTCGAGTTTGAACTGGCGGGACAGCGTTTTACGGCACTCAACGGAGGGCCGCAGTTCACCATCAACCCCAGCATTTCCTTCTTCGTCTTCAACCAGACGGCAGAGGGGACGGACAGGCTCTACGCGGCGCTGGCCCAAGGGGGCGAGGAATTGATGCCTCTGGGCGAGTATCCCTGGAGCCAACGCTACGGCTGGGTCAAGGACCGCTTCGGCGTCTCCTGGCAAGTGATGACTGGACACCGCCGTCCCGGAGGCTCGGCCATCGCACCCTGCTTCATGTTCGCGGGAGCCCAGCAGGGACGGGCGGAAGAAGCCATTCAAACCTACACTGAGATCTTTCCCCAATCGAAGGTGGACAGCCTGGCTCGCTACACCGCTGAAGAGGGCACCGAGGGGACCATCAAGCACGGCCGCTTCATCCTGGCCGGGCAGGACATGGTGGCCATGGACAGCCACATCGACCACGGCTTCGCCTTCAACGAGGCTCTCTCGCTGCAGGTCATGTGCCGGGATCAAGCCGAAGTCGACCGCTACTGGGCGGCTCTCTCCGAAGATGGCGAAGAAGGCCCCTGCGGATGGCTCAAAGACCGTTTCGGGGTCTCCTGGCAGGTCGTGCCGGAGGAGGCTCTGCAATGGCTGACCAGCGATGACGCCCAAGCCCGCGACCGCGCCTTCCAGGCCATGCTGCCCATGAAAAAGCTCGACGTCGCCACCCTCAGAGCCGCCTTCGAAGGAGCGGACGAATAGCGAGCAGCCTGATACCGCCGAGAGCAATTGGGCCAGCGCGGTCGCTGACGTGCGCGGATATTATTTCTCGATCGCCTTTTTACGGCGCTCCCGGGCCAGTTGGCGCAGGTCCTCCACCTGGTCCGACTCATCTACGATTTCCTGTCCCAGGATCTCCTCCAGTACGTCCTCCAGGGTGACCACTCCGGCGAAGTCGGCGAACTCGTTGAGCACCACGAACATGTGCCGGCGGCGCTCCAAGAACATCTTCAGCAGTGCGTCCAGCAGGGTGGTGTCGGAAACAAAGTGGACAGGACGCGTCAACTGGCGCACCGTGACATTGGGGAGGTCGTCTTCGTGAGCCAGTATTTCGCGCCGGTGGACCATTCCGATGATGTCCTTCTCGCCCTCGTCAAACACCGGGATGCGGCTGTGCTGCTGAATATCCTTCATCCTGCGGACTTCGAGAAGAGGTGCTTGGGCGCTGAGGGAGAAGACCACAGCCCGCGGCGTCATGATTTGGCGGGCTGTCTTGGAGGGAAGAGTCAGGATGTTTTCGATGACCTCCGCTTCATCTTTGTTGATGGCCCCGGCCCGCAGTCCCAGCCGGGCTACCGAGAGGATTTCCTCTTCCGAAACGGTGGCGGCGGGCTTTCCCCGCGTCACCAGGCGAGTCGCCAGGCCGCAGAACAGGATCAGCGGCGCGAAGACTCTCACCAGCACCAACAGAGGCCAGGCGACCAGCGGAGCCAGCCGGCGGCTGTGGACCACCCCGACCGTCTTGGGAATGACTTCGGAAAAAAGCAAGATCGCCAGTGTGAAGAGGGCGGAGAACAGTCCCAGCCACTCACTGCCCAGGGCTGCTGCGGCAAAAGCTCCCGCAACCGCCGCTCCCGCGGTGTTGGAGATGGTGTTGAGGGAAAGAATGGCGATGATGGGGCGGTCGATGTCCGAGCGCAGCCTCTGTAACGCCTGTGCTCCCGAACGGCCTGACTTGACCAGCGACTCCACGTGGCTGTCGGGCACGGCGTAGAGGACCGCTTCCAGCAGCGAGCAGAGAGCCGAGATAGAGATGGCGACCGACACGGTCACGACTAAGGCTGTCATGTCCCGACCATAAACCGAAAGGCGCTTCGGGCGCTACTGCGGGCGTTCTGATTCCATGGCCCTTATTCGGTGCGCAGCACCTGGTTGGGGTCGGTGCGGGAGGCGCGCCAGGCGGGCAGCAGGGAGGCCAGCAAGGCGGCTGCCGTCAAGGTCAGGACGGCGGCTGAGAGGATCCAAGGATCGTAGGGCCGGGTGCGGTAAAGCTGAGAAGAGAGCAGGGGAGCGGCGGCGAGTGCCGCGGCGCCGCCCAGCACCACGCCCACAAAGGCCACCCGCAGTCCTTGCAGGGCGATGAGGCGGGCCACCCGTCCCGAGGCGGCGCCCAAGGCCATGCGCACGCCGATTTCAGGACGGCGCTGGGCCACCGAGTAGGCCAGCACGCCATAGAGTCCCACGGCGGCCATGGCCAGCGCCAAAGCGCCGAAGAGGCTGAAAAGGGCCGCTCCCAGACGGAAGGGCCGGATCTGCGGGTCCATCAGCTCGGCGTAGGGGCGGACTTCGAGGTACTCGTAGTGGGTGGAAGGAAGGGAACGGCGCAATGCCTCCTGCAGCCGGGCCAGGTGGGCCTCGGCGTGGCCCTCGGTCCGCACCAGCAGGCTCCACACCCGCGAGCGGGGCGGACCGGGAACTTCGGGGAGCTGCTCGAAGGGCAGGTAGTACTGCATGGCGGTGTTCTCCTGCTCCAGGCGCAGGCGCTGAGGACGGGTGTCGGCCGCCACCCCCACGATGCGCCTGCAGGGCAGGTCGTCGCTGGCTTGGGGCGGCCACGCCGAGGTATTGAAGCCAGTGCGCAGGCACTTGCCCAAGGGATCTTCCTGCGGCCACACCGCGCGCGCCATGGACTGATTGACGACCGCCACCAATTGGGCGTCGCGGCGATCGGAAGCAGTGAAAGCCCGTCCCGCCAGAATGTCGATCCCCATGGCCTGGAAGAAGCCGGGATCGGCCCCGTAGAGGCGGGGGAACTGCCCCTGAAAAAGCTGGTCGGCGTCGCGTCCGGGAATTCCCACGGGAAAGGTGGCGCGGGGGCCGAAGGGCAGGGACTCGACGGGCAGTGCCTCGGTCACCTCGGGCATCCGCTCGGCCTGCTTTTCAAGACGGCGGTAGGTTCGGTCGCGCTCTTCGGGGCCCATGGAAGCGGGAAACTCCAGCCGGGCCAGCGCCAGGCGTTGGCTTTCGAATCCCAGGTCCTGGCTGACCAGTTGATATAGGCTGTGCAGGAAGAGTCCGGCTCCCACCAGCAGCAGCATGGAAACAGCGGTCTGAGCCACCAGCAAACCGGCCTGCAAGCGGGAGCGGCGCCAGCGCAAGGTGCTTCCCGCGCCGCGCAGCGAAGTCATCGGCGAGGACGCGCCGCTTTGCCAGACGGCGATCAGCCCCGTCCAAAGACCCGCCAGCAAAGCGCCCCCGGCGGCGGCCGCCAGCACGCCGCTATCGGCAAAGCCGGCGCCCACCATCTGGGGCAGGAGAATGCGCCGCACCATCTCGCCGCACCAGTAGGCCGCCACCAGTCCGGCCAGTCCTCCGGCGCCGGAAAGCAGCAGGCTCTCGGCCAGAAACTGGCGCGCGATGCGTCCTCGGCTGCACCCCAGCGCCAGGCGCAGCGCGGTCTGCCGGCGACGGCGCAGCGTCTTCAGCAATAGCAGAGTGGAGGCGTTGGCCAGAGCGATGAGGAAGACCAAGGCCGCTGTGGCCGTGAGCCACAGCGAGATCTGTCCGGTGACGCCGCGCTGCCCCAATCGCAGGCCGGGGATGAGCGAAGCCAGACCCGCCTTCCAGTCGCGCATGGGGCCGCGAGCACTTTGCAGGATGCGGGCCGCTTCCTGCTCCGCCTGCTGAGCCGAAGCCCCTGGAGCCAGGCGTGCCAGCACGGTGACGGTCTGCAACCTCTCGGAAAAGCGCCAGTCGGCAGGACGCTTGGACATGCCTGCCAGCAGGGGCACCCACAGGTCGACCGCCTGCAAACTGTCGCCGCTGAATCGCGGCGGCGCCACGCCGACGACGGTGTAGGCCGTGCCGTCCAGGGTCAAGCTGCGTCCGATAACGTCGCCTGCGCCGGCCAGCTCCCGCTGCCAGAACGCGTGACTGAGGACAGCCACCGGAAGACCCGTGGGCGGCCGGTGCTCTTCCGCAGAGGGAAAACGGCCCAGTTGAGGCTTGACGCCCAAGAGGACGAAGTAGTCCTGCGAAACCATGCAAGCCTGGACTTTGCGGGCCGTTTCTGACTGTCCCAGCACTATTTCCGCGTGGTGGCGGGCGGCCACGGCGCCCAGGCGGCGGGCCGAGCTTCTAAGCTTCTCGTAGACGGGATAGGAAGTGGTGGTACTGGCCACCGGATTTCCCCTGAAGTCGCTGCCCGCGAACTCAAGTGTGAAGACACGGCTTCCCTCGGCCACGTGAGGCGGGGCGCTCAGCAGCAGACGGCTGGTCAGGCCCAGCATGGCGGCGTTGGCGCCCACTCCCAGCGCCAGGGTCAGAAGCACCAATAGCGATGAAGCGGGGTTGCGCAGCAGCGACTTGAAGGCATAGCGCAAGTCGTGGCCCAGTCCTCCGCCCAGCGGCAGGCGTCCGCCGCCGGAGTTGGAGTTGGCCCCGGCTCGAAACCAGGACAGCTTTTCCCTGGCTTGGCGGATGTGCTCCATGAAGGCGCTGCTGAACAGGTCGAAGAAGGAGCGCGTCCATCCGCCCAGCAATCCGGCCGTTCCGCCATGACGCAGCGCACAACGCATGCGGTCGCGGAAGAGTTCCGCCATGTCGCGTCCGAATCGCCGGCGCATCTCGGCGGGAAAGAGGTAAAGCAGCAGGCGGTAGATCCGTTCCGATCCCCGCAGGACGGTGTTCATCACGCCCTCTCCTTGCCTTCGGCCAGACTGTGAGATTCGGCGAAGCG
This window harbors:
- a CDS encoding VOC family protein — translated: MSDEKIVPCLWFDDQAEEAAGFYAQTFPDSRIGVMSYFPESADNPSDKPPGSVLTVEFELAGQRFTALNGGPQFTINPSISFFVFNQTAEGTDRLYAALAQGGEELMPLGEYPWSQRYGWVKDRFGVSWQVMTGHRRPGGSAIAPCFMFAGAQQGRAEEAIQTYTEIFPQSKVDSLARYTAEEGTEGTIKHGRFILAGQDMVAMDSHIDHGFAFNEALSLQVMCRDQAEVDRYWAALSEDGEEGPCGWLKDRFGVSWQVVPEEALQWLTSDDAQARDRAFQAMLPMKKLDVATLRAAFEGADE
- a CDS encoding ADOP family duplicated permease, producing MNTVLRGSERIYRLLLYLFPAEMRRRFGRDMAELFRDRMRCALRHGGTAGLLGGWTRSFFDLFSSAFMEHIRQAREKLSWFRAGANSNSGGGRLPLGGGLGHDLRYAFKSLLRNPASSLLVLLTLALGVGANAAMLGLTSRLLLSAPPHVAEGSRVFTLEFAGSDFRGNPVASTTTSYPVYEKLRSSARRLGAVAARHHAEIVLGQSETARKVQACMVSQDYFVLLGVKPQLGRFPSAEEHRPPTGLPVAVLSHAFWQRELAGAGDVIGRSLTLDGTAYTVVGVAPPRFSGDSLQAVDLWVPLLAGMSKRPADWRFSERLQTVTVLARLAPGASAQQAEQEAARILQSARGPMRDWKAGLASLIPGLRLGQRGVTGQISLWLTATAALVFLIALANASTLLLLKTLRRRRQTALRLALGCSRGRIARQFLAESLLLSGAGGLAGLVAAYWCGEMVRRILLPQMVGAGFADSGVLAAAAGGALLAGLWTGLIAVWQSGASSPMTSLRGAGSTLRWRRSRLQAGLLVAQTAVSMLLLVGAGLFLHSLYQLVSQDLGFESQRLALARLEFPASMGPEERDRTYRRLEKQAERMPEVTEALPVESLPFGPRATFPVGIPGRDADQLFQGQFPRLYGADPGFFQAMGIDILAGRAFTASDRRDAQLVAVVNQSMARAVWPQEDPLGKCLRTGFNTSAWPPQASDDLPCRRIVGVAADTRPQRLRLEQENTAMQYYLPFEQLPEVPGPPRSRVWSLLVRTEGHAEAHLARLQEALRRSLPSTHYEYLEVRPYAELMDPQIRPFRLGAALFSLFGALALAMAAVGLYGVLAYSVAQRRPEIGVRMALGAASGRVARLIALQGLRVAFVGVVLGGAAALAAAPLLSSQLYRTRPYDPWILSAAVLTLTAAALLASLLPAWRASRTDPNQVLRTE
- a CDS encoding serine hydrolase domain-containing protein, translated to MQRFRMLMIGWVGLWVWMGQVLACQEEVDLTAQLEDSMSLLGGYGFSGTVLVAMDGEVLLHRGYGWARRDPVVAMQPETRFPVASISKQFTAAAVLKLEEEGKLRASDPISRHLDGVAEDKESITIRQLLSHTSGLPFECGGRPDSMQALLQCLWQAPPGEPGQAQYSNAGYALLAHLVEQVSGQPFKQFVRSRLFQPAAMSESGFIDEPQRFAQGQVAYQYTWNVEHGTEIGSGLNWNLRGSADVVTTAGDLLRWERALTSGKILKADALKKLLQGDGEPGTAAGSGYGWQTDPGGQVQRAGGTFALGFNAVLRRYPSRKAVAVVLSNQNYGLLMPTPLVAETVENLLMGRPPADLPQAAAPPEDLLQQCAGDYQIEDGGRLQVEAFAGNLLISVQGQPAVNWLTVRSAPEARQLQAYTDRALELADALEKRRFGQIAEILGLDEGAEARTETLYRGWIEGLEDGQGQLQSVQVAGTIPQGESSRTYLRLTFEKGSQVRRLRWLGQDLVSIVPGALPLLPTHFRLLSGDKLAGFHLAYGRAVELRIMRDAEGRVSGLELSGPDGKLVALRR
- a CDS encoding ABC transporter permease — translated: MMGQFWADVRSGARQILRAPGISLAVIAALGLGIGANTALFSVVDGVLLRPLEYRDGERLVMLWERNDAQGLEHQELSPVNFVDYADLKQVFTDAAGWWRPDLNLTDESGEPIRVRTIETSANIFQVVGVDPLIGPGFEEGDDAPDHKSAIVIDYGLWQSRYGGDPGVIGKPVQLDARPFTIKGVMPPGFSFPGETQVWMALTWQPERHSRAAHFFESVARLKEGVTLQQAQSELDALSRRLAEENPRTNRDWTVQAVALRDELVGSVRPALLLLLGAVALVLLIACANIANLLLARGAARGKEIAVRAAMGAGRARILRLLLTESVLLALAGGLAGLALAWAALRSLVGLVPVDIPRLDQASLDWRVLAFSLGLSLLTGLVFGSIPAWRASRRDLQPLLQSGTRGSSGTASSRLRGALVVGEMALATMLLAGSGLLLQSFLALMQEDPGFRHESVSSINVQLPRRAYPESERVAAFFRQLTTSLRENSALRQVAATSFLPFDSGWRVPYEIEGRSYGDANDRPQAQHVTVTPGYFETMGIPLLKGRVFEESDQADTQAVIVINQAMAEQMWPGEDPLDEVITSYARGFGPLGTTLIEDSRYRIAGVVADVKNRRLTEAAEPTIYYNYGQFPYRDMHLVVRSSLTHSDLRAVTASQVRSQDASLPVGEVRPLQELVAGSVSRPRFLLQLLTAFAALAMLMAALGIYGVLSFNVRQRRQEIGVRLALGAGRGDVVRLVVRQGLQWSVLGLLLGIGAAYLLARSLAGLLYGVQPADPLTLAATAAILLACALAASYLPARRATSIDPLLALRSD
- a CDS encoding hemolysin family protein; the encoded protein is MTALVVTVSVAISISALCSLLEAVLYAVPDSHVESLVKSGRSGAQALQRLRSDIDRPIIAILSLNTISNTAGAAVAGAFAAAALGSEWLGLFSALFTLAILLFSEVIPKTVGVVHSRRLAPLVAWPLLVLVRVFAPLILFCGLATRLVTRGKPAATVSEEEILSVARLGLRAGAINKDEAEVIENILTLPSKTARQIMTPRAVVFSLSAQAPLLEVRRMKDIQQHSRIPVFDEGEKDIIGMVHRREILAHEDDLPNVTVRQLTRPVHFVSDTTLLDALLKMFLERRRHMFVVLNEFADFAGVVTLEDVLEEILGQEIVDESDQVEDLRQLARERRKKAIEK